In Desulfurococcaceae archaeon MEX13E-LK6-19, the genomic window AGCATCCCTTCGGATCATCCCTTGTTGCATAAGAAGGGCTAGACCATGAATTTTCAATACTTCCTCATTATCAGGCTCGATGTATATAGGCGGTATTTCTTGCTCATAATACTTTTGCGGCTCTCTTTCAAAATACGCGTCAATAGGGTCGTCACCCAATATAAGGAAAATATATCCTGTACGTCCACGTCTACCAGCTCTACCAGCTCTCTGGAGGTATTTTGCATAAGTTGGGGGAGGAGCCGCCATAACAACCGCATCAAGACTCCCTATATCAATACCCAGCTCAAGTGTTGGCGTGGCAACAACACCACCTATATCTCCTTTCTGAAGCTTAGCCTCAACATTCCTTCTTTCTTCAGGAGGAAGCCCCGCCCTATGTACTAAGAATTCTTGTCCAAAACCTCTTCTCGCAATTCTTGCAACAACTTCAGCCATTTGTTGTGAGTCAGTGAACACAAGCACACGTAACCCCATTTGGGCAAGCATACTTGCTACTCCTGCTGTTACAGTCCATCTACTCAAATACCCAGCCGAAATCATTACGTGATATGCTGTGCCCCGTCTCCTTAATGGACCTTTTATAACCCTGACTTTTGTGCCAAAAAGGACTTCACCATGTTTTTCAGGGTTCCCTATAGTTGCCGAGCTACCAATGAATAAAGGCTTGCTTTTACGGAAAATCTTTAATCTATCAATAACAGCTTTCACATGAGCCCCGAAAACACCCTCATATACATGCATCTCGTCAAGAACAAGATAGGAGATCTTTTTCAAGAGCTTCCTCATATATGGGCTTAACACGAGACCTACATGAACCATATCAGGATTCGAAATCAGTATACTAGGTGGATTGACAGCTATTCTCTTTCTATCCTTTCTAGGGGTATCACCATCGAAGACTGTCGCTGTAATAGGTCCAAACCCTAGGAACTCCTGTAGTCTATTAAGTTGGTCTCTAGCCAAAGCTTTTGTTGGATAAAGTATGAGGGCATTGGGTTTGGTATTAGGGTCTTCAATAGCCTTGACTATCAAGGGGGCTAGGAAGGCTTCTGTTTTACCAGTACCTGTACCTGACACTATTACTGTGTCATAACCATCCAGTATACTCTTTATAGCATCCCATTGAAACTTATATAACCTATTGATACCTCGTGACTTAAGATAGTTAATTACAGGTTCAGGAAACCCCGTCTCCTCAATGAAGGGTCCTTTT contains:
- a CDS encoding DEAD/DEAH box helicase; translation: MVYRDRVLVELKEFIERRWSNVVDIIHVYREETGEPEKGPFIEETGFPEPVINYLKSRGINRLYKFQWDAIKSILDGYDTVIVSGTGTGKTEAFLAPLIVKAIEDPNTKPNALILYPTKALARDQLNRLQEFLGFGPITATVFDGDTPRKDRKRIAVNPPSILISNPDMVHVGLVLSPYMRKLLKKISYLVLDEMHVYEGVFGAHVKAVIDRLKIFRKSKPLFIGSSATIGNPEKHGEVLFGTKVRVIKGPLRRRGTAYHVMISAGYLSRWTVTAGVASMLAQMGLRVLVFTDSQQMAEVVARIARRGFGQEFLVHRAGLPPEERRNVEAKLQKGDIGGVVATPTLELGIDIGSLDAVVMAAPPPTYAKYLQRAGRAGRRGRTGYIFLILGDDPIDAYFEREPQKYYEQEIPPIYIEPDNEEVLKIHGLALLMQQGMIRRDAIPGKTWIQALEKLVEEGLAVKTAIGYFPVWKKARSLLLEYMSIRGAGPQVTIIEKDSGKPIGTRELPMAILDLHPHAIYLHGGRIYQSIELDVGKRTAVVQKLPDDIPYYTRPLYTTDLIDYDIVDKRVSATGIPLIYARVTISIIVQGYVIYNIYSGEKPTSIEELEHPVVYTYNTRALLLKYPPNPEWDTMDNAEAFHAIEHTLISAARPVCGAALGDLGGISYPSGDIVIYDAAPGGSGLARLLFERFEKAEKIAYEIVSKCKCDDGCPRCIYSPYCGNNNRVLSRKKAAFILGASIKGVFKVVGKPAEERYGSPIA